CATCGCGGCCAGAAGTGACTGAATATGTCTGCTTTTGCGCCGCTAAACGTCCAGTAGCCATTAAGTCGCGGACAATCGTCCGTAAATAGCGGTTAATATCTTGGCGGACACGAAAGCCCAGGTATAACTTAACAGTTACCAAATAGTCCGTTGCTAACGTGTCGACAGTATACTCCGCGGTATACGGTTCATCCGTGATTGTCACATTAACAAACCAGTAGACGTCGGCACGTTTCGGCCACTTGTCTAAAATCGAATATAATACCTTTCGCTCCACTTGGTCGCCATCCATTCGGCTTGTTAGGAAGACGACGTTCGTCTGGAACTTGTCCACCGTCTGATCGTCGCGTAACTTAGCAAGCTGGTCCTGATATTGTCGTAAACTAAGCGGGTGGTTATGTTGTCGGACAATTTGTTCGCCACGATACCACACGGCCATCACTAGGAAAATTAGTAAAGCAAGTCCGACCGCTACGTAGCCGCCGTGCCAGAACTTGGCTGCGCTGGCAATCAGGAAAATCACTTCGATGGTCGCGAAGAAACCGGTCAGTAGTCCCGCACCGATTAATGGTAAGCGCTTTTGCCGTAAAAACGCGTAGATCAAAGTGGTCGTCATCAGCATTGTCAGTGTGATGGCTAACCCGTATGCAGCTTCCATTCTTTCACTAGTTTGAAAGAAAATCACCAGCATACTCGTCACGCCCCACAGCCCCCAGTTAACGACCGGTAAATACATTTGGCCCACTGCTTTACCGGGGTAAGTAGTCAGTAATCGGGGGAATAGTTTCAGTCGAATCGCTTCACTAACTAACGTAAACGACCCACTGATCAGCGACTGTGACGCGATAATGGCCGCGAGCGTCGCAAAAATCACTGCCGCCATCGTCAGGCTAGCAGGTAACATTGCAAAAAAGGGATTCACATGTCCCTGAATCGCTTGGCCGGGACCTAAAATCCATGCGGCCTGACCGAAATAGCTGAGTAGTAGACAAACTTTGACATACGGCCAGCTCAACCGAATATTCGTTTTGCCGACGTGCCCAAGGTCACTGTATAGGGCCTCAGCACCGGTCGTTGCCAGAAAGACGCTCCCTAGAATCAAGATTCCCACTTTGTTCGCCGGGCTGATCAAGAGTAACCACGCATAATAGGGATTCAGTGCACGCAGGATCGTCCAATCCTGCACCAGATTAACGAAGCCACTGACTCCCAAAAACGTGAACCAGCCCAACATGATGGGGCCAAATAACTTGCCAATCGTGTTCGTTCCAAAACGTTGCAGCATAAATAATAGGGTGATAATTCCAAGCGTAATCAGTATAATCGTATTTTGGCTGGCACCAAACAGTTGAACGTATGCTGGTACATCGCGTAAGCCTTCGATGGCAGTCGTAACTGTCACTGCGGGGGTTAGCGCCCCATCCGCCAGTAACGCAGCCCCACCAATCATGGCAGGAATGACTAACCAGCGCGCACGATGACGCACCAATGCGAATAGTGAAAAGATACCGCCTTCGCCATGATTATCCGCGTTTAACGCGATCAAAACGTACTTAACGGTCGTGAGCAGCGTCATTGTCCAAAAAACTAGCGAGACGGCCCCCAACATAAACTTCTCATCAACGGCCTGCATCCCACCTTGACCGGTAATGATGGCCTTCATCACGTATAACGGACTGGTTCCAATATCACCATATACAACACCCATCGCGACTAACAATCCTGCCACCCGATGCTTATTGAACTGAGCCTGTTTACTCATTATGCCCCCATCCTTTCAGCGATATTCACGATTTACAGCCAATCGTCCCTCGTTATAATGGGTTCAACTAGCTTACCTAATCGTCGTCAGAAAGACAATCATAATGCACAATAATGTTAGCTCATCACTAAATGCTCCAACAGGCCCTGTAACATTTACCGGTAGCCAATTTAGAAACTAAAAGCGGGTTTCAATCCAGTCATTAACTGAATTGAAACCCGCTGATTATCCATACTCGGTCATCGCACCGAAATAGTTCAATTATGTAAATAATTAATCCCCATCGATTGACTATGATTGAAACGTGCGTTGTGGCCGACGTCGTGTTCGATCAGCTAACCCAATACTAATCTGTAACGCATTATCAACTCGGCGCATCGTCTGATCATCCAAATGAGTGACGCGATCTTTAAGCCGTTGCTTATCAATCGTTCGTATCTGCTCCAACAACACAACCGAATTTTTTTCAATCCCCGTATGGGCAGCGTTGATGTTAACATGTGTTGGCATCTTCGCTTTTTGAACCTTAGCAGTGATTGCCGCGACAATCACTGTGGGACTGTAATGGTTACCGACATTATTTTGCACGATTAGTACTGGACGCATGCCTCCTTGTTCGGAGCCTACGACTGGTGATAAATCTGCATAAAAGATGTCACCACGCTTAATGTCAGCTGCGGCCATCGCCTCATCTCCCTTTATTCGATACCCAATGTATCTGATAGTACCCCAATATAACCATCTTGCTACTCATAATAGCATGAACCATTCACTTTTAGCAACCGTTTACCAATTTAATCCAAAGAACTAATCGCTAAGCACCGTTAAAACTAATACTTCAGACCGATTAATTAAGACTGCCCAGTGATGATTTCATCAATGTTTAAAAATAAACGAACTTATAATTAGATGCCGATAAATCAATCGAATCACTGAAATAAACTTAACAGCCCTCATCAATAAAATAGGAGACTCTAAAAAATGAGCGCCAGAATTTCTCCGGCACTCATTTTATTGGCTTAATCTCAATAACCAACCATGTAACCATAGCCTGTACGAGACAGTCGGCGCAAACCTATCGTCTGATAAAACTTAATCTATATAAACTCTCGGCACTCGTGGTGCTAACCCACAAGCAATCTCATAATGAATTGTCCCACAATAGTCAGCAATATCTTGCAACGAAATGGTACGAGCACCGTCCGTGCCAACCAAAGTTACCTTAGCTCCAACCGGTACTTCATGTGGCAGACGAACCATCAGCTGGTCCATGCAGACCCGTCCGACGATTTCGCAAAACTCACCATCAACAAGTACATGGAAGCCTTGTAATCGGCGTTCATAGCCGTCCGCATACCCAATCGGCACCGTGCCAATCCATTCATCCTGTGCGGCCGTATACGTGGCACCATAGCTGACCGATTTGCCCCGAGCCAAGCGTTTAACAAACGTCAAGCGTGCCGTTAGCGACAACGCGGGTTGCAAGGGGTATGGTGCGCTGAGTTCGCGACCAGAAGGATTTAGACCATAGAGTGCAACCCCAAAGCGCACCATGTTGCCATTGCAAGCTTGATGCCAGAGACTGGTGGCCGAATTGGACACGTGGACATAGCGTGGTAGCTCATCCACCACTGCAATCAAGTGTTTCCAATTATTTAATTGATGAGTAAAATACGTATCATCTGCCTGGTCAGCCGTTGCAAAATGCGTAAAAATCCCTTCAAAGTCAAATGGTGACTGCGGTTGACGCAAAGTCGTAACCGCCGTTGCCAATTCTTCGGGCGTCTGAAACCCGATTCGTCCCATACCCGTATCTAATGCAAGATGAACGTGAAGTGGTGTCGTCACTTGGTTAGCCGCTAAAATTGCTGCGGCCGTAGTCAGCCAATCTTGCGTTCCAACAGCTAGTGAAATATCCTTTTCAGCTACCAGCGGGGCGTATTCCGGTTCCGTAATTCCAAGTACTAGGATGGGTTCCGCAAAGCCAGCGGCCCGCAACGCTAAGGCCTCATCCAGGATTGCAACACAAAAGCCGGTCGCCCCGGCTTCTTTGGCGGCCTGAGCAACTTGGATAATTCCATGTCCATAACCATTCGCTTTAACGACTGCCCATAACTCGGTCAACTCATCCTTTTGCGCCATTTCATTACTAATATTTGTCTTAATTGCCTGCAAGTCGACTGTGACTTGTGTGTGGCGGTGCTCCCCAATTACAACCATCACAAATTGCCTCTTTCCAATATAACTTGTGTCATTACTAACGTATCCGTGTGTGAAATTGAAATCCACGCTGGACCATCAAACGGGTGGCGCGTAACTTCCGGTTTACCCTGGGCGTTGTCTAAAATTTCGATATCTTGAAATCCAACTGCCGCACCAATTCCCGTGCCATATGCCTTACTATATGCTTCCTTAGCTGAAAAACGCCCTGCCATAAACTCGATCTGGCGTTTAACCGGGTAACGTGAAAACACCGCCAATTCAGCCGGTGTTAAGATCTTTTCAGGCAATCTCAGCCCCTTCGCTAGAATCGCTTCAATCCGACTAAGCTCAGTTAAATCAATGCCGGTACCATAAATCACGCTGTGACCCCCTCTATCTCATTATTATCACGTCAACTTAGGCTGATGTTTCCAATTTACCACAGCTACCGCCGCGATAAAAGGGCCCATACACGCAATCTTTTCATGTCAGCATGAATTATTGTTAAAACGTTCCAAACGCGTCAAGTCAAAGTCGGCCAGCTTAGACCGCTGGAAAAAAGTCGAGTGAGTGTAAACATGTTTTGTTAGCGCGTCCTAACACCGACCTCCAGGCATTTCGGCCAATTGCTGGAACGCGGTGGACACAGATTTAAGCCGAAGACCACGTCTTAAATACTGGTCTTCCACTAACCAAGCAAAGGACGCTTGCTAAGTGGAATTTCACCGCTGAGCATTGGCCGAAACGCCTTCCAGTCGGGACAGTGTTCGAGTGGCGGACATGTGCGGCCCCAACTTTTGGTGAATTCGTCATTGTTTTTCATAAACCATAATTTTGTCAATCAACTGTCAGACTGAAAGTGATATTGAGATAATTCACTAATTCTGAATCAAAATAGTAAGATTTAATCTCTCGACAAAGTGCTAGTGCACTTAACGCTTTGTTTAAAGTTCCAGTATCAAAATAGGCAACGATAGATTGTGCTAAGTTCGGTGCCACTAAAGCCTGTGGTGGCTAGGCAATGCTCGGCTTCAACCCGTGGCCTCTCACAGGCTTGAGACTGGAGGGGCTGGGTGACAATGCTCAGTAGCCAAGTTATTCTTAGGCGGAAGTGGGTTGCTTCCGGCTTAGAATAAGACTCGTATTTGAGATGACGCGGGTTGGGCGTTAGCTCAAATCGACGTCGGCTGCGTTCCAGCAATTGGCACCCAGCCCCGGAGGTCGGAATAAGACGTGCAAGTGCTGACGAACAACAAACCAATTAAATTGGAACGTTTTAACAATAATTCATACGAACATCTGCCGACTACTTGTATTCTAACATTGTAGGGCATAAAAAAAGCCGAGCATGCGCTCGGCTTTTGTGCAAAGTTAATTTAATTCAACTTAATTTGTGCGTTGACTTTAATCATTGGTGCGTTGACTTTAATCATTGGTGCGGATCGTATAGCTCCGCTTGCTGCTTTGCTTGCGACCTTCATCATGGTTGCGGTTGCTGCTCCGGTTATCATCGCGACTGCGACCTTTATAACCATTGCTCTTCCGATCGCCACGGCCACCGTTACGATCACGGTCGCGATTGCGACCATTGTGAGAATAACCGCCACGACCATTGCCATGACTGTTATTGCGGTTGCGATTACCGCCACGATATCCGCCACGCCGGTTGTTACCGCCGCCACCTTTGTGACGAGGTAATGGGCGTTCTGGCGTAATCTTAACGGGTACGGCTGAGGCGTCGTCCTTGGTTAAGTCATTTAACAAGGCAGCAACTAGATCAGTAGCATCGTATTTTTGTAATAATTCAGCAGCTTGATCAGCATACTTTTCAGTCGAAGTCTTAGCAACTAACGAATCAACATTCGCTTCTGCAGCAGCTAATTGGCCAGCAAAAGCTTCAGATTCAGTTGGTGGCTTCAATGGTAACATCCGCTTCTTGGTCAACTTTTCGATGACCCGCAAATATTCCATTTCGTTTGGTGTTACAAAAGTTAATGAAACACCCTTGTGTCCGGCACGGCCAGTACGGCCAATCCGGTGAACATAACTGTCCGGATCCTGTGGAATATCGTAATTGTAAACGTGGGTCACACCAGAAACATCAAGTCCCCGAGCAGCCACATCGGTTGCAACCAGAATATCCAATTTACCAGCCTTGAATTGACGCATGATTTGCGTCCGACGTTGTTGGCTCAAATCACCATGAATCCCAGCGGCATTATAACCACGTGCTTCGAGACCCTTTGATAATTCGTCAACTCGACGTTTCGTTCGACCAAACACGATTGTGAGTTCAGGTGCCTGAACATCAAACAACCGAGTCATAATATCGAACTTTTCAAATTCTTTGGCTTTAACGTAATATTGATCGACCGTATCAGCAGTCATTTCTTTTGATTTGATCTTAACGTGATGCGGTTCCTTCATGAACTGCACACCAATGCGTTTGATTTCAGGTGGCATCGTTGCGGAGAACAACATAGTTTGGCGTTCATCCGGCACTTGTTTGATAATTGATTCGATATCTTCCAAGAAACCCATGTTTAACATTTCGTCAGCTTCATCAAGAACTAACATCTTGACGTGGTCTAACTTGACCGTGCCCCGGCGAATGTGGTCAAGCAACCGGCCAGGAGTTCCGACGATTACTTGTGGGTTTTGCTTCAGATTTCTGATTTGGCGCCGAATATCAGCACCACCGTAAACGACTTGGACTTTCGCCCGTTCGTCTTTACCTAAGCGGAAGATTTCTTCCTGAGTTTGGATTGCTAATTCACGCGTTGGTGAAACAACTAATGCTTGAATGTTATGGTTGTCAAAATCCAAGCGTTGTAAGATTGGTAATGCAAACGCGGCGGTCTTCCCAGTACCGGTTTGTGCTTGACCAATCACATCTTTGCCTTCTAGAACCATTGGAATGGTTTCGGCTTGAATCGGGGTCGCTTCTTCGTATCCGGCCCGATTAACTGCTTTAAGTAGGCTATCGGATAAGCCTAGTTCTGTAAACTTCAAATATGTTTCCTCCTAAGGATGACACCATGGGATTACTGCCAGCTAGGAAAAAATCCGTTTCCCGTAAGACGCTGTCATGTAAGCCAACGGTCTGACTTTCATATGGTACAACTGAATTATCATACACCGGTTATTCTAAATAAGCAAGCAAAGCCCCTAGCAATACCGGAAGGGAAATAACATTATCAGTCTAATGTTAGCGTCACCATTACCCAGTCATTGCGAGGGGCCTGCTTAATCGAATCACTTAAATTTTATTTTTCAGGAGCAGCTTCCAGCGCCGTCAGAACCTTTTCAAGGTGAATCCCGTGACTCCCCTTCAATAAGACCTGATCATCCGCACTAACCGTTGCCGTTAAGTCGGCAATCAATTGAGGCTGTTGATCCGTTTGATAATAGTGGACCGCACCGGCTGGGTACTTTTCTTGTAGCACTTCTGCCAACGCTCGCATATGTTCACCATTCAAATAGACGCTGGCAATCGTGGCTGGATCCAATTCACTGGCTAAACTCATGTGTAGTGCATCCGACTGTTCACCTAACTCAAGCATATCACCGAGTACAGCGATTCGCTGACCCTTAGTAGGTACCGCCGCAAAAGCGGCTAGGACCCGTCGAGCTGCCGTTGGATTAGAGTTATAAACATCACTTAAGATGGCTTCTCCACGGTAACCAGTTAACCATTCCGTCCGGTTCTCCGTCGGCACAAAACTGGCGATTGCTTGTTGCGCAGCGGCTGGTCGAATGTGAAAAGTATCAGCTACCAAGAGTGCCGCCAATGCATTATTGACATTGTACGCACCCATCATCGGAATTGTGTACGTGTTGTCCGGCCACAGACTCGTCTTAAATTGCGTTTGAGCCCGACTAGTCGTGATATCACTGCCTGCTAAGGTGTTCGTATCATCCAACCCAAACGTCCGTTGATGCTGACTGACTTCCTTAGCACGTTCTTGTAGCAGTGGTTCATCACCATTAAAAATGAACGTGCCATCTTCTTTTAAGCCGTGGACAATTTCCATTTTGGCATCAGCAATTCGATCCCGTGTACCAAAGAACTCAATGTGGGCTTCCCCAATCATGGTAATCACCGCAACGTCTGGTTGAACGAGACGGCTCAAGAAATCCAACTCGCCAAAATGGTCCATCCCCATTTCAACGACGACCACTTCTGTATTCGGTTCCATACTGAGTAACGTCACTGGCACACCAATCTGATTGTTAAAGTTGGCGTGCGTCTTTGTCACGTTAAACTGAGTGCTCAAAACACTCGCAATCATATCCTTCGTCGTTGTTTTACCATTACTACCCGTAACAGCCACGACTTTCGGATTAATTTTTTGTAAATAGTATTGCCCCAGCTGCTGTAGTGCCGTCAATGTATCAGCAACCATAATGACAGGTAAGTCTTCTGGAACGTCGTCGGCATGGTCGCTGGCCCATAAGGTAGCAACGGCCCCGTGCTCGATTGCACTTTGAATATATTGATGACCATCATTAGCGCCCATCAGCGGAATAAATAGATCCCCTGCTTGGAGCTTTCGGCTATCAAACGCCACACCCGTTACATTAACATCGGGCCACGCCTGTTCGGCATTGACCGCTTGAACGGCCTTAGCAATTTCGGCAACTTGCATCTTCATATCGATTAAACTCTCCATTCATGGCGACCACTTGTCGGTCAGCCAAGTTCTGACTAAGGTTCCACTTTCTCGAATCGTAGCCCAATTCAAGCTACGCGCATAAAAATTATACCACTTTGACCCCAGGGACTCTATGGCTAGACCAATTTAGCCCCTAAATCCCGCCCCAAACGACTTAAAAACGCCCGCTGAATGATCAGCCAAGCGTTAAGATGATAATACTATAAATGTTCTTCGAACGCAGCCTGGTCCTGCACTTGCAAGTCCCACACGCCTGAATTCAAGTTAAAAGTAAGGGTCGCGACATGGTGGGTTCGCCGATTCTCTCCACCACGAGCGGGATCAAAAACTTCGATTTCATTGCCTGTCGTCTCCGTGTGCACCGGCACCAATAATTGGCGTTGCCGAACCATTGACTGATCAAAGTAAATGAACAAACCATCTGGCATCAATTGAACGAGTTGCTTGAGAATCGCTTCAGGTACTCGTGGAACACTCAGTGAACGCATAAACATACGCCGGCCACGGTAAGCTGCCAAAGTGTGCCGCACAATGGCAGCACTTAAAATATGGCTAAATGCGGAAATATAATAGAAGTACACTTTGATACCACCATTGCGTTGTTCCAAGAAAACGTAGTGGTTGCGCAGTTTGTAATTAAACGGTGATCGAATTGGACGATCCATATGTCCGAGATACAATAGCTCGGCAATCTCAGTCGCGGTTAGAAAATCCAAATCGCCAACTTCATCATAATCAAGCCACTTAACGGGTAACGCGTGACTCTGTAACAAATATCGCCGAATTTCATTTTCATCATTAATGACGTTCAGACCCGTGTGAGCATTTACCGCATGCTCGTTATCATCAACACCGACTAACGAGACCAAGTTAGCTGGCAAGCGTTTGATACCATGCACAAAGTCGCTCTGGTCGATCCCGTAAGCAAAGACAAGGTTATCCAGTTTTTCCAAATTGGCGTAAATATATTTGCGT
This Lactiplantibacillus plantarum DNA region includes the following protein-coding sequences:
- the acpS gene encoding holo-ACP synthase; this encodes MIYGTGIDLTELSRIEAILAKGLRLPEKILTPAELAVFSRYPVKRQIEFMAGRFSAKEAYSKAYGTGIGAAVGFQDIEILDNAQGKPEVTRHPFDGPAWISISHTDTLVMTQVILERGNL
- a CDS encoding UDP-N-acetylmuramoyl-tripeptide--D-alanyl-D-alanine ligase — translated: MKMQVAEIAKAVQAVNAEQAWPDVNVTGVAFDSRKLQAGDLFIPLMGANDGHQYIQSAIEHGAVATLWASDHADDVPEDLPVIMVADTLTALQQLGQYYLQKINPKVVAVTGSNGKTTTKDMIASVLSTQFNVTKTHANFNNQIGVPVTLLSMEPNTEVVVVEMGMDHFGELDFLSRLVQPDVAVITMIGEAHIEFFGTRDRIADAKMEIVHGLKEDGTFIFNGDEPLLQERAKEVSQHQRTFGLDDTNTLAGSDITTSRAQTQFKTSLWPDNTYTIPMMGAYNVNNALAALLVADTFHIRPAAAQQAIASFVPTENRTEWLTGYRGEAILSDVYNSNPTAARRVLAAFAAVPTKGQRIAVLGDMLELGEQSDALHMSLASELDPATIASVYLNGEHMRALAEVLQEKYPAGAVHYYQTDQQPQLIADLTATVSADDQVLLKGSHGIHLEKVLTALEAAPEK
- a CDS encoding KUP/HAK/KT family potassium transporter, giving the protein MSKQAQFNKHRVAGLLVAMGVVYGDIGTSPLYVMKAIITGQGGMQAVDEKFMLGAVSLVFWTMTLLTTVKYVLIALNADNHGEGGIFSLFALVRHRARWLVIPAMIGGAALLADGALTPAVTVTTAIEGLRDVPAYVQLFGASQNTIILITLGIITLLFMLQRFGTNTIGKLFGPIMLGWFTFLGVSGFVNLVQDWTILRALNPYYAWLLLISPANKVGILILGSVFLATTGAEALYSDLGHVGKTNIRLSWPYVKVCLLLSYFGQAAWILGPGQAIQGHVNPFFAMLPASLTMAAVIFATLAAIIASQSLISGSFTLVSEAIRLKLFPRLLTTYPGKAVGQMYLPVVNWGLWGVTSMLVIFFQTSERMEAAYGLAITLTMLMTTTLIYAFLRQKRLPLIGAGLLTGFFATIEVIFLIASAAKFWHGGYVAVGLALLIFLVMAVWYRGEQIVRQHNHPLSLRQYQDQLAKLRDDQTVDKFQTNVVFLTSRMDGDQVERKVLYSILDKWPKRADVYWFVNVTITDEPYTAEYTVDTLATDYLVTVKLYLGFRVRQDINRYLRTIVRDLMATGRLAAQKQTYSVTSGRDVGDFRFVIIEEKLENGSRLSRLDRLVIETKLMIKKYATTPAKWFGLEFSEVTLETVPILFNEIPALPITERQ
- a CDS encoding DEAD/DEAH box helicase — protein: MKFTELGLSDSLLKAVNRAGYEEATPIQAETIPMVLEGKDVIGQAQTGTGKTAAFALPILQRLDFDNHNIQALVVSPTRELAIQTQEEIFRLGKDERAKVQVVYGGADIRRQIRNLKQNPQVIVGTPGRLLDHIRRGTVKLDHVKMLVLDEADEMLNMGFLEDIESIIKQVPDERQTMLFSATMPPEIKRIGVQFMKEPHHVKIKSKEMTADTVDQYYVKAKEFEKFDIMTRLFDVQAPELTIVFGRTKRRVDELSKGLEARGYNAAGIHGDLSQQRRTQIMRQFKAGKLDILVATDVAARGLDVSGVTHVYNYDIPQDPDSYVHRIGRTGRAGHKGVSLTFVTPNEMEYLRVIEKLTKKRMLPLKPPTESEAFAGQLAAAEANVDSLVAKTSTEKYADQAAELLQKYDATDLVAALLNDLTKDDASAVPVKITPERPLPRHKGGGGNNRRGGYRGGNRNRNNSHGNGRGGYSHNGRNRDRDRNGGRGDRKSNGYKGRSRDDNRSSNRNHDEGRKQSSKRSYTIRTND
- the alr gene encoding alanine racemase, giving the protein MVVIGEHRHTQVTVDLQAIKTNISNEMAQKDELTELWAVVKANGYGHGIIQVAQAAKEAGATGFCVAILDEALALRAAGFAEPILVLGITEPEYAPLVAEKDISLAVGTQDWLTTAAAILAANQVTTPLHVHLALDTGMGRIGFQTPEELATAVTTLRQPQSPFDFEGIFTHFATADQADDTYFTHQLNNWKHLIAVVDELPRYVHVSNSATSLWHQACNGNMVRFGVALYGLNPSGRELSAPYPLQPALSLTARLTFVKRLARGKSVSYGATYTAAQDEWIGTVPIGYADGYERRLQGFHVLVDGEFCEIVGRVCMDQLMVRLPHEVPVGAKVTLVGTDGARTISLQDIADYCGTIHYEIACGLAPRVPRVYID
- a CDS encoding type II toxin-antitoxin system PemK/MazF family toxin, producing MAAADIKRGDIFYADLSPVVGSEQGGMRPVLIVQNNVGNHYSPTVIVAAITAKVQKAKMPTHVNINAAHTGIEKNSVVLLEQIRTIDKQRLKDRVTHLDDQTMRRVDNALQISIGLADRTRRRPQRTFQS